The following are from one region of the Diceros bicornis minor isolate mBicDic1 chromosome 37, mDicBic1.mat.cur, whole genome shotgun sequence genome:
- the RPE gene encoding ribulose-phosphate 3-epimerase isoform X2 produces the protein MLGHFVPNITFGHPVVESLRKQLGQDPFFDMHMMVSRPEQWVKPMAVAGANQYTFHLEATENPGALIKDIRENGMKVGLAIKPGTTVEYLAPWANQIDMALVMTVEPGFGGQKFMEDMLPKVHWLRTQFPSLDIEVDGGVGPDTIHKCAEAGANMIVSGSAIMRSEDPRSVINLLRNVCSEAAQKRSLDR, from the exons ATGCTTGG gcATTTTGTTCCCAACATCACCTTTGGTCACCCCGTGGTAGAAAGCCTCCGAAAGCAGCTAGGCCAGGACCCTTTCTTTG ACATGCACATGATGGTGTCCAGGCCGGAGCAGTGGGTGAAGCCGATGGCGGTGGCAGGAGCCAATCAGTACACCTTCCATCTTGAGGCCACAGAGAACCCCGGGGCTTTGATTAAAGACATTCGGGAGAACGGGATGAAG GTTGGCCTTGCCATCAAACCAGGAACTACAGTTGAGTACTTGGCTCCGTGGGCTAATCAAATAGATATGGCCTTGGTTATGACAGTGGAACCTGGGTTTGGAGGGCAGAAATTCATGGAAGATATGTTGCCAAAG GTTCACTGGTTGAGGACCCAGTTCCCGTCTTTGGACATAGAGGTCGATGGCGGCGTAGGTCCTGACACTATCCATAAATGTGCAGAG GCAGGAGCTAACATGATTGTGTCTGGCAGTGCCATTATGAGGAGTGAAGATCCCCGATCTGTGATCAACCTGTTAAGAAATGTTTGCTCGGAAGCTGCTCAGAAGCGTTCTCTTGATCGATGA
- the RPE gene encoding ribulose-phosphate 3-epimerase isoform X3, with protein MHFVPNITFGHPVVESLRKQLGQDPFFDMHMMVSRPEQWVKPMAVAGANQYTFHLEATENPGALIKDIRENGMKVGLAIKPGTTVEYLAPWANQIDMALVMTVEPGFGGQKFMEDMLPKVHWLRTQFPSLDIEVDGGVGPDTIHKCAEAGANMIVSGSAIMRSEDPRSVINLLRNVCSEAAQKRSLDR; from the exons gcATTTTGTTCCCAACATCACCTTTGGTCACCCCGTGGTAGAAAGCCTCCGAAAGCAGCTAGGCCAGGACCCTTTCTTTG ACATGCACATGATGGTGTCCAGGCCGGAGCAGTGGGTGAAGCCGATGGCGGTGGCAGGAGCCAATCAGTACACCTTCCATCTTGAGGCCACAGAGAACCCCGGGGCTTTGATTAAAGACATTCGGGAGAACGGGATGAAG GTTGGCCTTGCCATCAAACCAGGAACTACAGTTGAGTACTTGGCTCCGTGGGCTAATCAAATAGATATGGCCTTGGTTATGACAGTGGAACCTGGGTTTGGAGGGCAGAAATTCATGGAAGATATGTTGCCAAAG GTTCACTGGTTGAGGACCCAGTTCCCGTCTTTGGACATAGAGGTCGATGGCGGCGTAGGTCCTGACACTATCCATAAATGTGCAGAG GCAGGAGCTAACATGATTGTGTCTGGCAGTGCCATTATGAGGAGTGAAGATCCCCGATCTGTGATCAACCTGTTAAGAAATGTTTGCTCGGAAGCTGCTCAGAAGCGTTCTCTTGATCGATGA